A genomic segment from Sorangium aterium encodes:
- a CDS encoding (2Fe-2S)-binding protein translates to MKTLVCRCEDVTLHELEAAMDRGYKDIESVKRYTGFGTGWCQGKWCLALCARLIEERGGDARKPITPRPPYHPVSLAALAGLDELGLRGGGRER, encoded by the coding sequence ATGAAGACGCTCGTCTGCCGCTGCGAGGACGTGACGCTGCACGAGCTCGAGGCCGCGATGGATCGTGGCTACAAGGACATCGAGTCCGTCAAGCGCTACACGGGCTTCGGCACCGGCTGGTGCCAGGGCAAGTGGTGCCTCGCGCTCTGCGCGCGGCTCATCGAGGAGCGCGGGGGCGACGCCCGGAAGCCGATCACCCCGCGGCCGCCGTACCACCCGGTCTCGCTCGCGGCGCTCGCCGGGCTCGACGAGCTCGGGCTCCGCGGCGGCGGGCGCGAGCGCTAG
- the queD gene encoding 6-carboxytetrahydropterin synthase QueD, whose translation MNVRLVHEFRFEAAHRLPRVPQGHKCARLHGHSFKVEVAIRGPVNEETGWFIDYSHLYEAWAPLHDLLDHHYLNEVPGLENPTSEVLARWIWSRLAPSLPSLNRVTIFETCDARCEYEGD comes from the coding sequence ATGAACGTCCGTCTCGTACACGAGTTCCGCTTCGAGGCCGCCCACCGCCTTCCCAGGGTTCCGCAGGGGCACAAGTGCGCGCGCCTCCACGGTCACAGCTTCAAGGTCGAGGTCGCGATCCGCGGCCCGGTGAACGAGGAGACGGGGTGGTTCATCGATTACAGCCACCTCTACGAGGCCTGGGCTCCCCTCCACGACCTGCTCGATCACCACTACCTGAACGAGGTCCCCGGGCTGGAGAACCCGACGAGCGAGGTGCTCGCCCGGTGGATCTGGAGCCGCCTCGCGCCGTCGCTGCCGTCCTTGAACCGGGTCACCATCTTCGAGACCTGCGACGCCCGCTGCGAGTACGAGGGCGACTAG